AAGGAGCCGCACGAGCTCCAGGACGCGTTCAAGACTTTCAGGAAATGCCTCAAGATGCAAACGGAGGACGAACTATGACCAACGGGACCAAGGTGGATATCCAAGCCATCACCGAAAAGGTGAAGCGCGAAGGCGCCTTCATCCAGAAGATCCTGGACGAAGTGGGGCGCACCGTGATCGGGCAGCGCAACATGCTGGAAAAGCTGATCATCGGGCTGTTGGCCGACGGCCACGTTTTGCTCGAAGGCGTGCCGGGCCTGGCCAAGACCACGGCCGTGAAGTCGCTGGCGAATGCCATCAACTGCCACTTCAGCCGCATCCAGTTCACCCCGGATCTGCTGCCCGCCGATCTCATCGGCACCCTCATCTTCAATCCCAAGTCCGGGGACTTCCACGTCAAGCGCGGGCCCATCTTCGCCAACATCGTGCTGGCGGACGAAATCAACCGCGCCCCGTCCAAGGTGCAATCTGCCTTGCTGGAGGCAATGCAAGAGAAGCACGTGACCATCGGGGACACCACTTACCCGCTACCGCCACTCTTTTTGGTGCTCGCGACCCAGAACCCTTTGGAACAGGAAGGCACCTATCCTCTGCCCGAAGCGCAGGTGGATCGCTTCATGCTCAAGGTCACCCTCACCTACCCCACCAAGGAAGAGGAGAAGGCCATCGTGAACCTGGTATCGGGCAAGGGCCTGCATACGGCCGAGAAGATGGCTACCGAGGAGGACATCCTCAGGGCCCGGTCCACGGTGGGCGAAGTATACATGGACGACAAGATCATGGACTACATCATCAACCTGGTGGGGGCCACGCGCGATCCCGTCGGACATGGCATCAAGGACGTCGCCGGGCTGATCGAGTTCGGTTGCTCGCCGCGGACCAGCATCAGCCTGGCCAAGGCTTCCAAGGCCCACGCCTTGATCCGCGGCCGGGGTTACGTGACCCCGGAAGACGTGAAGGCGATCGGGATGGACGTGATGAAGCATCGCCTGATCCTGAGCTACGAGGCCGAAGCGGAGGAAGTGAAGGCGGAGAACGTGGTGCAACGGGTATTCGATTCGGTAGAGGTCCCGTAAGGATATTCCGGCAACGGGAGCCGCATCAGCATGATACCGAAAGAAGTCCTGAAAAAAGTCCATCAGATCGAGATCCGCACCACGGGCATCGTCAATTCCGTGCTCGCTGGCGCGTACTCGTCGTCCTTCAAGGGCCAGGGGATGGAATTCGCCGAAGTGCGCGAATACGTGCCCGGGGACGAGATCCGCTCTATCGATTGGAACGTGACCGCGCGGCACGGGACGCCCTTCATCAAGAAATTCACCGAGGAGCGCGAGCTCACCGTGATCCTGGTGGTGGACGCATCCTCATCGGGGGACTTCGGCAGCCAAGGGGAGATGAAAGGCGAGGTGATGGCCACCCTGAGCGCCTTGCTCGCCTTCTCGGCCACGCACAACAACGACCGGGTGGGATTACTCATCTTCACCTCCCAGATCGAGATGTACATCCCGCCCAAGAAGGGCCGCCGCCACGTGCTGCGCGTCATCCGCGAGCTGCTGTATTTCAAGCCCAAGGAACGGGGGACCAATCTGGCCCTGGCCCTGGAGTACCTCAACAAGATCCAGAGCCGCCGCGCCGTCGTCTTCGTGGTCTCCGACTTCGCCACCGGAGATTTCGAAAAGCCCATCAAGGCCCTGATGCGCAAGCACGACGGAGTGGCCATCACGGTATGGGATCCGCGCGAGCGCGAAATGCCGGACGTGGGCTTCATCGAGCTGGAGGATGCGGAAACCGGCGAGATCATCCTGGTGGATACGGGCGACGAGGACTTCCGCAAGACCTTCAAGAAGGAAACCCAGCGGGAGAGTTCGCAATTGAAGCGGCTGTTCCGGCGCATGCGCATCGATTTCGTCGAGATCGTCATCCAACCGAAGTACGACGACACCATCCACCCACTGCTCGAGTATTTCCGCAAGAGGGCTTCCAAGCTACGATGAACCAGGGAAACTTTTTCCGTATCGCCGCGGCATTGACGGCGCTATCCCTTTCGGCCTGCGATCCTTCCCGCGGCGGGATGACGCGCGAGCAATACCGCTCCGCCGCCACCGCCCTGTTCGAGCGCCAGCTGTACAAAGAGACCATCGACATGTACCAGCGCTACCTGGACTCCCCCGCCCTCACGCCGGAGGATGCGCCCAACGTACTGTACCAGATGGGCGTCATCTACCAGGACAACCTGATGGATACGCGCGGAGCCTTGGCCGAATTCACCTTGGTCAAGGCGCTCTACCCGGATCAGACCTTCGGGAACCAGTTGGGCAAACGGATGGTGGCCGCCTTGGAAGGCATGGGCCGCAGCACGGACGCCAGCCAGGCCCGCGCGCGCATCACCGATCTGAATCCGGATACCGCCGCCCAAGGCTTCCATGAAGGCGCCGTGGTCGCCGACGTGGACGGCCGCAAGATCACCCTGGGAGAAATCAAGGCCATGGTGGGCAAGCTCCCGGAGGCGCCCCTGGAACTCAACCAACTGGTGCGGGAATACGTGGCCCAGATCCTCATCGCCGACGCGGCCCGCCGCAAGGGCCTGGCCGATAAGCCCGAGGTCAAGCTGCGCCTGGGCCAGGTGGAAAACCAGATCCTCACCCAGGCCGGGCTGATGGACGAAATCAAGATAGCCCCTCCCGGCGGCAATGATCTCAAGTATTACTTCGAGGCCAACAAAGCGCGCTATCTGCAAGGCGCGGATTCGACCGCGACCTTCGAGAAGCTGCTGCCTCGCGTCCAAGCCGATTGGGCCCGGGAAAAGCAAGGCGCAGCCTACCAGCAATACGTCGAACGCCTGCTGCAGGCGGGCAAGGTACAGTTCTTCAGCGCTTCGCCGGGAAGCTCCGCGACCCCAGGAGCCGCCGCCTCCAAATGAACCCTACGCTTGACATCTCTTCCCAGGTCGATCATTCCGAGATCACCATCGGCGATCGGGTGCATTACGAGATCAAGGTGGTCTATCCCAAGGATGGGAACCTGGTGCTCCCTTCCGTGCTGGGAAACCTGGGTTCCTTCGAGGTCAAGGATTACCAGGCCTCGGAACCCAAGGACGCGGGCAATCTCAAGATCCAGACCTGGCGCTTCGATCTTTCCACCTTCACGGTGGGCAAGTACACCATTCCGCCGCAGATCATCGAGTATCGCGAGGGCAAGGATACCACCGCCCGCATCTTCTACACCCAGCCCATCGAGCTCAACGTCAAGCGCACTTCGCCAGAAACGGTGAAGGACATCGCCGATATCGCGCCTTTGGCCCAGGTGTCGGCGCCCACGCCTTGGCTTCTCTACGGCCTGGGCGGTTTTATCGCCTTGGCCCTCGCCGCCGTCCTCTGGCGGCTACTGCGCAAGAAGACGCCGACCGTGGCGGCCAAGCCCCAGCTCCCGCCCTTCGAAGAGGCCCTCGCAGGCCTGGCCGGCCTCAAGGATTTGTCCCTCATCCGCCAGAACCGGGCCCGCGAATTCTGCTTCGATCTATCGGAGATCCTGCGCCGATACGTTTCCCGCCGCTTCGGAGTGGATGCGCTGGAATCGACCACCTCCGAATTCCTGGAAAAGGCCCGTCACCTGCCGGTTACGGCGGCCCAGAAGCAATGGCTGGCCGAGTTCTGCGACAAGACCGACGTGGTGAAATTCGCGAATGCGATGATGCTGGAAAGCGATGCGGGAGCCTTGCTTTCCGCGACCGAAGCCTTCGTGCGCCAAACCCGCCCTCGCGAAGACGAAAGCGTAGCGGCGACCGAGGCGCAAC
The Fibrobacterota bacterium genome window above contains:
- a CDS encoding AAA family ATPase yields the protein MTNGTKVDIQAITEKVKREGAFIQKILDEVGRTVIGQRNMLEKLIIGLLADGHVLLEGVPGLAKTTAVKSLANAINCHFSRIQFTPDLLPADLIGTLIFNPKSGDFHVKRGPIFANIVLADEINRAPSKVQSALLEAMQEKHVTIGDTTYPLPPLFLVLATQNPLEQEGTYPLPEAQVDRFMLKVTLTYPTKEEEKAIVNLVSGKGLHTAEKMATEEDILRARSTVGEVYMDDKIMDYIINLVGATRDPVGHGIKDVAGLIEFGCSPRTSISLAKASKAHALIRGRGYVTPEDVKAIGMDVMKHRLILSYEAEAEEVKAENVVQRVFDSVEVP
- a CDS encoding DUF58 domain-containing protein, whose protein sequence is MIPKEVLKKVHQIEIRTTGIVNSVLAGAYSSSFKGQGMEFAEVREYVPGDEIRSIDWNVTARHGTPFIKKFTEERELTVILVVDASSSGDFGSQGEMKGEVMATLSALLAFSATHNNDRVGLLIFTSQIEMYIPPKKGRRHVLRVIRELLYFKPKERGTNLALALEYLNKIQSRRAVVFVVSDFATGDFEKPIKALMRKHDGVAITVWDPREREMPDVGFIELEDAETGEIILVDTGDEDFRKTFKKETQRESSQLKRLFRRMRIDFVEIVIQPKYDDTIHPLLEYFRKRASKLR